The genomic DNA AGCTGATAAAAAAACTGATTTCAAAAGTCATTATATCAGGTTTATGCAAAGTAGGAAGTAATTGAATAAAGAGAGGAGTAACCAACCTCTCCGTGATGTGTTTACTAAATCAATTATAATTTTAATTGATTGTTACTTTTTTTTTAGTGAGCCCCCCCACAGAGTTCAAATTAGTAGTATTAAGCTTGTTAGCGTTCTAAAAAAATAATAAATTCATGCTTTTATTTGTTCTTTTTGATTTTTCATCTTTAAAATTTGCCTATAATTTGCATATATTTGTTAACGTTAGCATTGTAATTTACTACAAATATAGGACAAATGTCCTGTATTTTTAGTTATAATGGGATATTTTTCTTATTTTATGAAAAAAAGATTTAAAATAGCTCTTAATGAGAGTGGGTTAAAGATGAAAGAGGTTGCCGAAATGCTTCATATTAACTACGATGCATTGAGGAAGGGAATTGATAGAGGGAGCATGAATAATGGCTATTTAATTTTATTAGAATATAAAACGGGGATTTCTAAAGATTATATTTTAGAAGGAAGATTACCTATTCTTAAAAATAAAGAAGATATTATTTTGAGCCTCTTAGATAATGATATTATTAAATTACTAGATGGGCTTGATAAAGACAAGATTGTTAGTTACCTTTCTTTAAGAGAAAAGGAGTTTCAAAAAATGGAGGTTTTTAACTTTTTTATAGAAAAGCAGCAAGCATCTAAAAGATTAAGAGATATTGTTGAAGGAAAAGAATCTAAGTAACTTTAATGATAATTTAGCAAAAAGTAGTTTAAGAATGCCTCTTCAATATAGGATAAAGGAACTTTATTTTCCTTCTTTTTTTTTATTCTAAGAACCTCATCCAATAGTTCAATTTCATTGTTAGATGCTAGTTTGATATATTCCTCAAAACTAATTCCTAAGTTGGTTTTAGTTTTCTTGTTTATAAATCCAAGTTTTTGTAATTTATTAAGTAGTTTAGTTCGGTCCTTATTTTCCATTACTGACAATAGTTTTTAAGGGGGAATGTATTTTTTTCTCAAATACAAGAGAAGCTACCTTCAGCTCTTCTTTGGTTAACTTATGATGGATGCCTTTTTTAACAAGTTTATAATGGTAATTGACTTTTAAATTACCTACTAAAGAAGTTAAGCTAGTAACTGTTTTTTTCAGTCTTATTTCAGATAAAATAATAACATTTTGTATTTTATGGAATGTAATTGTATGATAAATGATTGTTAGTAAGGTGTTTAATGGGTGGGTAGATTTATAATAACCTTTTACCTTAAATATTCTTATAAGTAGGCTTTTCGGTAAGAATAGGATTGTTAAGAAATGGGTTCCGATATAAATAGTCATAAAGCCTATACATACAGCGGTATATTCGTATTTATTTTTTATTTGCTTAGCAAATAAAAATATCAATAAATCTACAGAAAATACACAGGTGCTACTTCCTAAAGAATTAAAAAAATAAACTGTGATTCCAATAAATATAAGTAGTGTAATATAAGTATTACTCTTCGTTATTAGGTGCCCCATTATAATTTCTGTCATTTTCTGGAGAATCTTTTGTAGGGGCAATAAAGGAATGTATTTGTGTTTGAATTGTTTCTTCTGATTCATCTGTACATGATAGAAAAGAAATCAATACCAATAAGGTGCTTAAAACTAATACTGGTTTTTTCATTTTACTTCGTTTTAAATCAATAATTGTAGAATAAAAATACCTTATAAGTCTAATTTTTAATTTCTTATAATTGCTTTTAAGGTTGTTTTTTGTAATGCTACAATTGATGTGAAAATTGTAGAAATTTTAATTGAGAAGTAAACACAAAGCAAACCTAATAAAATATTTTAATTTTTAATCTAGGTATTTATACGGAAATATAGGTGCGTATAAGTACGTGTTGTTGAAATTTTGTTTTTTGTTAAGCATGGATATAGCAATCTTTCAATTAAAGTTTTGAGGTGAAATTTTAGTATGTTTGTCCAATGATTGATCAAGCATTATTAAAATATTTAGAAGGATATCTTACAGATAGAAGAAAAACACTATTTGAAGAGGTATTGAAAGAAAGAACACGTCATTTTACGGTGGTTTTAGAAGATATTTATCAAGCTCATAACGCAAGTGCCGTAGTTAGAAGTTGCGATATCTTTGGTATTCAAGATGTGTATGCTATAGAAAATATGTATGTAAATAAAGTTTCTAGGCATGTAGCTAAAGGCTCTCAAAAGTGGTTGGATTTTCATCGATTTAATAGGGATACTAATAATACAAAAGATTGTTTAAATGCTTTGCGAAGCAATGGATATCAAATTATAGGAACGACTCCTCATAATGATTCTTGTATGCTAGCTGATTTTGATATAACCAAGAAATCAGCTTTTGTTTTTGGAGTAGAAAAGGAGGGAATATCTGATTATGTGAAGCAGGAAGCAGATGGTTTCTTAAAAATACCGATGGTTGGTTTTACAGAGAGTTTAAACATATCTGTTGCTGCTGCTATTATATTACAAGATGTGACAACCCGTTTGAAGAAAAGCGAAGTTTTATGGAAATTATCAGAAGAAGAAAAAGAAAAAATATATTTTGAATGGGTGCAAAAAACAATTAAAAATGTGGATAAAATTAAAGCACATTATTATCAAAATAAAGAGAAAAAGAAAGCTTAGTAGTGTCAATATAATAATATGCTAATCATGATCTTAGTATTATTTAAAAGATGTTTTTAAATAATTTTCTGACAAAAAGAAATTAGAGAAATTATCAAATCTTTTAGTTTGTATTCCTAGGTAGAAAAACCAAATCGTTAAACCAGCTTCTGGAAATGAAGTTACTTCTTTATGAGTTATACTTAAATAAGTATGATTTATTTCTGTTTTTATGATGCTAGTAATTAACCTTAGTATCAAGTTTGTATTGCTTTTACCAAGTATGGAATTGTTGAATAAAGAAAAACTTCATTATTAGAAGCAGCTATTTGGAAGATAAAAGCTTATAAACAAGTTCTTTTGTAAGTGGAAGTCCATTTGCTTTTTCCCGAATTTCATTAAAAGCAAAAACGAAATTACACCCATTTTTATATTCAGAG from Tenacibaculum maritimum NCIMB 2154 includes the following:
- a CDS encoding TrmH family RNA methyltransferase, translated to MIDQALLKYLEGYLTDRRKTLFEEVLKERTRHFTVVLEDIYQAHNASAVVRSCDIFGIQDVYAIENMYVNKVSRHVAKGSQKWLDFHRFNRDTNNTKDCLNALRSNGYQIIGTTPHNDSCMLADFDITKKSAFVFGVEKEGISDYVKQEADGFLKIPMVGFTESLNISVAAAIILQDVTTRLKKSEVLWKLSEEEKEKIYFEWVQKTIKNVDKIKAHYYQNKEKKKA